One region of Halomonas huangheensis genomic DNA includes:
- a CDS encoding aminotransferase class V-fold PLP-dependent enzyme: protein MPGLLHDVDPDGLLEYSVVYTDRALNHMSQSFQGVMRDISATLKQVYNADSVAIVPGSGTFGMEAVARQFAHNRSALVIRNGWFSYRWHQILEMGRIPAELNVAKARRLDEHDPASPFAPAPIKEVESLISRTRPDIVFAPHVETSSGMILPDDYIKRVADAVHAHGGLLVLDCIASGTVWVDMQATGVDLLISAPQKGWSGSPCCAMVMMSALAREVIEETTSSSFSADLRKWLSIMETYEAGGHAYHATLPTDSLRNLRNIMQETAEYGFDKVKEEQWALGQGIRQLLSDRGLGSVAAPGFEAPGVVVCYTGDGGLVARFAAAGLQVAAGVPLMCDEGEDFQSFRIGLFGLDKLHHPARSIDSFQKALDQVLNA from the coding sequence ATGCCTGGCCTGCTCCATGACGTCGACCCTGATGGACTGCTGGAATATTCCGTGGTCTATACCGACCGTGCACTGAATCACATGTCGCAAAGCTTTCAGGGTGTCATGCGCGATATCTCGGCAACCCTCAAGCAAGTCTACAATGCCGACTCCGTCGCCATCGTGCCGGGCAGCGGCACTTTCGGCATGGAAGCCGTGGCACGCCAATTCGCTCACAACCGCAGCGCGCTGGTGATTCGCAATGGTTGGTTCAGCTATCGCTGGCATCAGATCCTCGAAATGGGCCGAATTCCGGCGGAGCTCAATGTCGCCAAGGCACGCCGACTCGACGAACACGATCCAGCCTCACCGTTCGCCCCGGCTCCGATCAAAGAGGTCGAGAGCCTGATCAGCCGTACGCGTCCGGATATCGTCTTCGCTCCCCATGTCGAGACCTCTTCCGGCATGATTCTTCCCGATGATTATATCAAGCGTGTCGCCGACGCTGTGCATGCCCATGGTGGCCTGCTGGTGCTCGATTGCATTGCCTCTGGTACCGTTTGGGTGGATATGCAGGCCACGGGGGTCGACTTACTGATCAGCGCACCGCAAAAGGGTTGGAGCGGTTCACCTTGTTGCGCGATGGTGATGATGTCTGCCCTGGCTCGCGAGGTAATCGAGGAAACTACCAGCAGCAGTTTTTCTGCCGATCTGCGCAAGTGGCTATCGATCATGGAGACCTACGAAGCCGGAGGCCATGCCTATCACGCCACCCTGCCCACCGACAGCCTACGCAACCTGCGCAACATCATGCAGGAAACCGCTGAATACGGTTTCGACAAGGTCAAGGAAGAACAATGGGCACTCGGCCAGGGGATTCGCCAGCTACTCAGCGATCGGGGACTTGGTAGCGTTGCTGCGCCAGGCTTTGAAGCCCCTGGCGTTGTTGTTTGCTATACCGGTGATGGCGGACTGGTTGCACGGTTCGCAGCTGCTGGCCTGCAGGTTGCCGCAGGGGTACCCCTGATGTGTGATGAGGGCGAAGATTTTCAGAGCTTCCGCATCGGTCTGTTCGGACTCGACAAACTGCATCACCCGGCACGCAGCATCGACAGCTTCCAGAAGGCACTCGACCAGGTGCTCAATGCCTGA
- a CDS encoding Yip1 family protein, with protein sequence MLAHVWGLMARPNREWKAIKEERETLTHLYAHHVLLLAAIPVVASYIGTTQVGWSLGGGTQIKLGYLDALGAGIVFYLTILAAVYVVGKVIRYMAKRYPKPPSQSQCIIFAGYIATPMFLSGIVAIYPLVWLCLLAGVIGLCYTAFLLYIGIPSFLNISEKEGFIVSITTFGVGVLVLEALLGMTVLLWGYGERIILSILS encoded by the coding sequence ATGCTGGCACATGTCTGGGGATTGATGGCCCGTCCCAATCGAGAATGGAAGGCAATCAAGGAAGAACGTGAGACGCTAACCCACCTTTATGCCCATCACGTTTTGTTATTGGCTGCCATTCCGGTAGTCGCTTCCTATATTGGTACGACGCAAGTGGGGTGGAGTCTTGGTGGCGGGACGCAGATCAAGCTGGGCTATCTGGATGCATTGGGGGCGGGGATCGTTTTCTATTTGACGATACTCGCGGCGGTCTATGTCGTCGGCAAGGTCATACGCTACATGGCCAAACGCTATCCCAAACCGCCCAGCCAGAGTCAGTGCATCATCTTCGCGGGTTATATTGCTACTCCCATGTTTCTCAGCGGAATTGTAGCGATATACCCTCTGGTGTGGTTATGCCTTCTCGCAGGCGTTATTGGTCTCTGCTATACGGCTTTTCTGTTGTATATCGGCATACCTTCCTTTCTGAACATCAGTGAGAAGGAAGGCTTCATTGTTTCCATCACGACCTTCGGGGTCGGTGTCCTGGTGCTCGAGGCACTACTGGGAATGACCGTATTACTGTGGGGCTATGGGGAGAGAATCATCCTGTCGATCCTTTCGTGA
- the cyoE gene encoding heme o synthase produces the protein MMIRDYITITKPGIIGGNVISVLGGYFLAAQGQFEALVFLSALVGLALVIASGCAFNNVIDQDIDALMERTRNRPLVQGRVSEAATLRFATLLGLAGFVVLALGTNWLTLGLAAFGFVIYVGAYSLYMKRHSEFGTLVGSLSGAVPPVVGYCAASGTFDTGALTLLVIFCLWQMPHSYAIAIFRMEDYRAANIPVLPVVRGIGTAKHHILGYILAFIGAALSLSVAGYAGPGYFVVALVLGVYWLYIAAKGYRTDDNVRWARQVFGISILTITALSVMMSLDATLMPSTPMWTSMY, from the coding sequence ATGATGATCAGGGACTACATCACGATCACCAAGCCAGGCATTATCGGCGGTAATGTGATCTCGGTTCTGGGCGGCTATTTCCTGGCCGCCCAGGGTCAGTTCGAAGCGCTGGTGTTTCTATCGGCGCTGGTAGGACTGGCTTTGGTGATTGCGTCAGGTTGCGCCTTCAACAACGTCATCGATCAAGACATCGATGCCTTGATGGAGCGCACCCGCAATCGCCCATTGGTGCAGGGTAGAGTGAGCGAGGCGGCTACATTGCGCTTCGCCACGCTACTTGGCCTCGCTGGTTTTGTTGTGCTGGCATTGGGAACCAACTGGTTGACGCTGGGGTTGGCCGCATTTGGGTTCGTGATCTATGTCGGGGCGTACAGCCTTTACATGAAGCGCCATTCTGAATTCGGCACTCTGGTGGGTAGCCTTTCCGGGGCAGTTCCACCGGTAGTCGGCTACTGTGCGGCAAGCGGGACTTTCGATACCGGTGCCCTGACCCTGTTGGTGATCTTCTGCCTGTGGCAGATGCCGCACTCCTATGCCATCGCCATCTTCCGCATGGAAGATTACCGCGCAGCCAATATTCCGGTATTGCCGGTCGTGCGTGGTATCGGAACCGCCAAGCACCACATTCTCGGTTACATCCTCGCCTTTATCGGCGCGGCACTGTCGCTGAGTGTGGCGGGCTATGCGGGGCCGGGCTACTTCGTAGTGGCGTTGGTGCTGGGCGTCTATTGGCTATACATCGCAGCCAAGGGCTATCGCACCGACGACAACGTACGTTGGGCACGCCAGGTGTTCGGTATCTCGATTCTGACCATCACCGCTCTTAGTGTGATGATGTCACTCGATGCAACGCTGATGCCCAGCACACCGATGTGGACCTCGATGTACTAG
- the cyoD gene encoding cytochrome o ubiquinol oxidase subunit IV, translating into MSGHSHAENSHGSVKSYVVGLILSIVLTIIPFGVVMSGGFGATAMVLTIVITAVAQVLVQLVMFMHMNTKADEGWNFMSFVFTVTILVLVIGGSLWIMYHLHHNMMIG; encoded by the coding sequence ATGAGTGGACATTCTCACGCGGAAAACAGCCACGGCAGCGTCAAGTCCTATGTTGTTGGTCTGATCCTGTCCATCGTGCTGACCATCATCCCTTTTGGTGTGGTCATGAGCGGCGGCTTCGGGGCTACAGCCATGGTGCTTACCATCGTCATCACGGCGGTAGCGCAGGTCCTGGTTCAGCTGGTGATGTTCATGCACATGAACACCAAGGCCGATGAAGGCTGGAACTTCATGTCGTTCGTCTTCACCGTGACGATTCTGGTTCTGGTCATCGGAGGCTCTCTGTGGATCATGTACCACCTGCATCACAACATGATGATCGGCTGA
- the cyoC gene encoding cytochrome o ubiquinol oxidase subunit III yields MATDTLNHDGHAEGHDHDHHDTAGTKLFGFWVYLMSDLVIFGSLFATYAVLLRGTADGPTPGEIFELPFILVETFLLLFSSFTYGMAVLSMNAGSVARVRQWLIITFVLGAAFVGMEIYEFQHLIHEGFGPDKSGFLSAFFTLVGTHGLHVTFGLIWIVVMVIQVSTQGLTDVTRPRILCLSLFWHFLDIVWICVFSFVYLMGVL; encoded by the coding sequence ATGGCTACCGATACTCTTAACCACGACGGTCATGCCGAAGGGCATGACCACGACCACCACGATACGGCGGGCACCAAGCTCTTCGGTTTCTGGGTCTATCTGATGAGCGATCTGGTGATCTTCGGATCACTGTTCGCCACTTACGCTGTGCTCCTGAGGGGCACGGCGGATGGCCCGACGCCGGGTGAGATCTTCGAGCTGCCGTTCATTCTGGTCGAGACCTTCCTGCTGTTGTTCTCGAGCTTTACCTACGGCATGGCAGTCCTGTCGATGAACGCTGGGTCTGTCGCCAGGGTGCGCCAGTGGCTGATCATTACTTTCGTGTTGGGTGCAGCCTTCGTAGGCATGGAGATCTATGAGTTCCAGCACCTGATCCATGAAGGTTTTGGGCCTGACAAGAGCGGTTTCCTGTCGGCATTCTTCACCCTGGTGGGCACCCACGGCCTGCACGTGACCTTTGGTCTGATCTGGATTGTGGTGATGGTCATCCAGGTGTCGACGCAAGGCCTGACCGACGTGACGCGTCCACGTATCCTGTGCCTCAGCCTGTTCTGGCACTTCCTGGATATCGTCTGGATCTGCGTCTTCTCCTTCGTCTACCTGATGGGAGTCCTGTGA